Proteins found in one Nanoarchaeota archaeon genomic segment:
- a CDS encoding putative DNA binding domain-containing protein — MLKNKIFDIIKKGEGIRIEFKECKTEINKGVYETVCAFLNRSGGELLLGVNDRGKITGIEKDYIEQIKKDFVTAINNPQKITPSVYLSIEQAEIDGKLLLYIYVPESSQVHRCNGKIFDRNQDGDFDITNNNTLATSLYLNKQTLYTENKVYPYCKISDLRSDLIERARKLAVNQNSNHPWRNMSNIELLKSAKLYSKDYQTNKAGFTLAAILLFGKDETILSALPHHRTDLILRRENLDRYDDRDDVRTNLIESYERILAFGQKHLPDPFYLEGTQRISIRDKIIREIASNILIHREYSNPFPAKIIIEKNRIYTENGNKTHGQGIINPENFSPFPKNPVIAGVFKEIGNADELGSGVRNLVKYTKLYSNSAPQLFEEDVFKIVIPLTDQATQQATPQATQQATEQDERTKAILVFCLDPKTREEIQTSLNIKDREYFRSEILKPLIEKGLLFLTIPDKPSSPNQKYYSKVTGGKT; from the coding sequence TGAATTCAAAGAGTGCAAAACCGAAATAAACAAAGGAGTCTATGAAACTGTTTGCGCGTTTTTAAACCGCAGCGGCGGAGAATTATTGCTCGGGGTTAATGACCGCGGCAAAATAACCGGAATTGAGAAGGATTATATCGAGCAGATAAAAAAGGATTTTGTGACTGCGATAAACAATCCTCAGAAAATAACGCCGTCAGTATATCTGTCTATAGAGCAAGCGGAGATAGATGGAAAATTACTGCTTTATATTTATGTGCCTGAAAGCTCACAAGTGCACCGATGCAACGGGAAAATATTTGATAGAAATCAGGACGGAGACTTTGATATTACAAACAACAACACGCTTGCCACTTCTTTGTATCTGAATAAGCAAACGCTTTATACTGAAAATAAAGTGTATCCATATTGCAAAATTTCTGATTTGCGAAGCGATTTGATTGAACGGGCAAGAAAACTTGCGGTTAATCAAAACAGCAATCATCCGTGGCGAAATATGAGCAATATTGAGCTATTGAAAAGCGCGAAACTTTATTCAAAAGACTATCAAACCAACAAAGCCGGATTTACGCTTGCGGCAATTCTTTTATTCGGGAAAGACGAAACAATTCTTTCGGCATTGCCTCACCACAGAACGGATTTAATACTGAGGCGAGAAAATCTTGACCGGTATGATGATCGTGATGATGTGCGGACAAATCTCATAGAAAGCTACGAAAGAATACTTGCATTTGGACAAAAACATTTGCCCGACCCGTTTTATCTTGAAGGAACCCAAAGAATCAGCATAAGGGATAAAATCATTCGTGAAATTGCTTCAAACATATTAATCCATAGAGAATATTCAAATCCGTTTCCCGCAAAAATAATAATCGAAAAGAATAGAATTTATACAGAAAATGGCAACAAGACACATGGGCAGGGAATAATAAACCCTGAAAATTTCTCTCCGTTTCCTAAAAATCCGGTTATTGCCGGCGTATTCAAAGAAATCGGCAATGCTGATGAACTAGGTTCTGGCGTGAGAAATCTTGTAAAATACACTAAATTATACTCAAATAGCGCGCCTCAGCTATTTGAAGAAGATGTTTTTAAGATAGTTATTCCGTTGACCGACCAAGCTACCCAGCAGGCTACCCCGCAAGCTACCCAGCAGGCTACCGAGCAGGATGAACGAACAAAAGCAATTTTAGTTTTTTGCTTAGATCCTAAAACAAGAGAAGAAATTCAAACATCATTAAACATAAAGGATAGAGAATATTTCAGATCAGAAATATTAAAACCATTGATTGAAAAAGGATTATTATTCCTTACAATTCCAGATAAACCGAGCAGCCCAAACCAAAAATATTACTCAAAAGTAACTGGAGGAAAAACATGA